Proteins encoded in a region of the Streptomyces sp. PCS3-D2 genome:
- a CDS encoding MFS transporter, with the protein MSALEPRVPQRTADLPTPSQGGVMGSAYRTLSIGIISVVFLIAFEATAVGTAMPVAARELDGIGLYAFAFSAYFTTSLFGMVLSGQWADRQGPLKPLTVGIAAFALGLVVSGTAGAMWVFVLGRAVQGFGGGLVIVALYVVVSRAYEERLRPAIMAAFAASWVVPSIVGPLASGTVTEHLGWRWVFLGIPVLVVVPLVVALPAIRRTASGPVGGEPAAFDRRRIRLALGISVGAGLLQYAAQDLRWLSLVPGVAGAALLVPAVLGLLPRGTYLARRGLPSVVLLRGVAAGAFIAAESFVPLMLVTQRGLSPTMAGFSLALGGVTWAGGSWVQSRGRTAPYRQRLMVIGMVLVALAIAAAPAVLIESVPVWTLAPAWAVGCLGMGLVIGSTSVLLLKLSAPEEVGANSAALQISDALANVVLLAAGGAAFAALGGGAVGAAHAVTAGGAGASHPAAFAVVFLPMACVALVGAWVATRLEPAPESA; encoded by the coding sequence ATGAGCGCCCTCGAGCCCCGCGTGCCCCAGAGAACCGCAGACCTTCCGACCCCGTCGCAGGGCGGGGTCATGGGGTCCGCGTACCGGACGCTCAGCATCGGGATCATCTCGGTCGTCTTCCTCATCGCCTTCGAGGCGACAGCCGTCGGCACGGCCATGCCCGTCGCCGCCCGTGAGCTCGACGGGATCGGGCTGTACGCCTTCGCCTTCTCCGCCTACTTCACCACCAGCCTCTTCGGCATGGTCCTGTCCGGGCAGTGGGCCGACCGGCAGGGGCCGCTGAAGCCGCTGACGGTCGGCATCGCCGCGTTCGCCCTCGGGCTCGTGGTCTCCGGGACCGCCGGCGCCATGTGGGTGTTCGTCCTCGGCCGCGCCGTGCAGGGCTTCGGCGGTGGGCTGGTGATCGTCGCGCTGTACGTCGTCGTCAGTCGGGCCTACGAGGAGCGGCTGCGGCCCGCGATCATGGCTGCCTTCGCCGCCAGCTGGGTCGTCCCCTCCATCGTCGGGCCGCTGGCCTCCGGGACGGTCACCGAGCATCTCGGCTGGCGGTGGGTGTTCCTCGGCATACCCGTGCTCGTCGTCGTCCCCCTCGTCGTCGCGCTGCCCGCCATCCGCCGGACCGCCTCCGGTCCCGTGGGCGGCGAGCCCGCGGCGTTCGACCGGCGGCGGATCCGGCTGGCGCTCGGGATCTCCGTCGGGGCGGGTCTGCTCCAGTACGCCGCCCAGGACCTGCGGTGGCTCTCGCTCGTTCCGGGCGTCGCCGGCGCGGCCCTGCTGGTGCCGGCCGTGCTGGGGTTGCTGCCGCGCGGGACGTACCTGGCCCGGCGCGGGCTGCCGTCCGTGGTGCTGCTGCGCGGGGTCGCGGCGGGGGCGTTCATCGCCGCCGAGAGCTTCGTACCGCTCATGCTCGTCACCCAGCGGGGGCTGAGCCCGACGATGGCCGGCTTTTCCCTCGCGCTCGGCGGGGTGACCTGGGCGGGCGGCTCTTGGGTGCAGTCGCGGGGGCGGACGGCGCCCTACCGGCAGCGGCTGATGGTGATCGGCATGGTCCTGGTGGCGCTGGCCATCGCGGCCGCACCCGCCGTGCTCATCGAGTCGGTGCCCGTGTGGACGCTGGCCCCGGCCTGGGCCGTGGGGTGTCTCGGGATGGGGCTGGTGATCGGTTCCACGAGCGTGCTGCTGCTGAAGCTGTCCGCACCGGAGGAGGTCGGTGCCAACTCCGCCGCCCTGCAGATCTCCGACGCGCTCGCGAACGTCGTCCTGCTGGCCGCCGGCGGAGCCGCCTTCGCCGCACTCGGCGGCGGAGCGGTCGGGGCCGCGCACGCGGTGACCGCCGGCGGGGCGGGAGCCTCGCACCCCGCCGCCTTCGCGGTCGTGTTCCTGCCGATGGCCTGCGTGGCACTGGTGGGGGCGTGGGTCGCGACCCGGTTGGAGCCGGCTCCCGAATCCGCGTGA
- a CDS encoding Arc family DNA-binding protein translates to MAGLNVRFTEEELDALRERAEAEGRSMQSFAHDAVIKAINEHSRLFNEAAEHVLKASAELNRRLA, encoded by the coding sequence ATGGCTGGTCTCAACGTCAGATTCACCGAAGAAGAGCTGGACGCCCTGCGTGAGCGCGCCGAGGCGGAGGGCCGGAGCATGCAGTCCTTCGCGCACGACGCGGTCATCAAGGCCATAAACGAACACTCCCGACTGTTCAACGAGGCGGCGGAGCATGTGCTGAAGGCGAGCGCAGAGCTCAACCGGAGGCTTGCCTGA
- a CDS encoding S16 family serine protease, with translation MLSRLTRLPRPAALAVCAVPVVGLFAAAAFAPLPFVVAVPGPTADVLGSDRGKPVITVSGAPVRDTEGQLRMTTIRATGPSSTVTLPELVGHWFATDHAVLPREAVYSTGGSDEQIEQHNLEEMAKSQSAATDAALGFLDKNPQDVKVELNLADVGGPSAGLLFSLGIVDKLDGDGSGGDLTGGRTIAGTGTITADGTVGAVGGVALKTQAARRDGATVFLVPKDECADAQSELPEGLRLVPVSSLTGAVNALRALNRGQPAPSC, from the coding sequence GTGCTCTCTCGTCTCACACGTCTGCCGCGTCCCGCCGCCCTGGCCGTCTGCGCCGTACCCGTGGTCGGGCTGTTCGCCGCCGCGGCCTTCGCGCCGCTGCCCTTCGTGGTCGCCGTGCCCGGGCCGACGGCCGACGTGCTGGGGTCCGACCGGGGCAAGCCCGTCATCACCGTGTCCGGCGCGCCGGTCCGGGACACCGAGGGCCAGTTGCGGATGACCACCATCCGGGCCACCGGGCCGTCCTCGACGGTGACGCTGCCCGAGCTCGTCGGCCACTGGTTCGCGACGGACCATGCGGTCCTGCCCCGGGAGGCCGTCTACTCCACCGGCGGAAGCGACGAGCAGATCGAGCAGCACAATCTGGAGGAAATGGCCAAGTCGCAGTCGGCGGCCACCGACGCCGCCCTCGGCTTCCTCGACAAGAATCCGCAGGACGTGAAGGTCGAGCTCAACCTCGCCGACGTCGGCGGTCCGAGCGCCGGGCTGCTGTTCTCCCTCGGCATCGTCGACAAGCTCGACGGCGACGGCAGCGGCGGCGACCTCACCGGCGGCCGCACCATCGCCGGTACCGGCACCATCACCGCCGACGGCACCGTCGGCGCCGTCGGCGGAGTGGCCCTGAAGACCCAGGCCGCGCGGCGGGACGGGGCCACCGTGTTCCTCGTCCCGAAGGACGAGTGCGCGGACGCGCAGTCGGAGCTGCCCGAGGGGCTGCGGCTGGTGCCGGTCAGTTCACTGACGGGTGCGGTGAACGCTCTTCGCGCACTGAATCGGGGGCAGCCGGCCCCGTCCTGCTGA
- a CDS encoding IclR family transcriptional regulator, translating into MTAETSQTLDRGLRVLKLLADTDHGLTVTELSNRLGVNRTVVYRLLATLEQHALVRRDLGGRARVGLGVLRLGRQVHPLVREAALPALRSLAEDIGATAHLTLVDGTEALAVAVVEPTWTDYHVAYRAGFRHPLDRGAAGRAILAARQGSLIEPGYTLTHGELEAGASGAAAPLVGISGLEGSVGVVMLADAVPERVGPRVVDAAREVADALR; encoded by the coding sequence GTGACCGCGGAAACCTCCCAGACTCTCGACAGAGGGCTCAGGGTCCTCAAACTGCTCGCCGACACCGACCACGGTCTGACCGTCACCGAGCTCTCCAACCGCCTCGGCGTCAACCGCACGGTCGTCTACCGGCTCCTGGCCACCCTCGAACAGCACGCCCTGGTCCGCCGCGACCTCGGTGGCCGGGCCAGGGTCGGGCTCGGGGTGCTGCGACTGGGCCGGCAGGTGCACCCGCTCGTGCGTGAGGCCGCGCTGCCCGCGCTGCGGTCCCTCGCCGAGGACATAGGTGCCACCGCACACCTGACCCTCGTCGACGGCACCGAGGCCCTCGCCGTCGCCGTCGTGGAGCCGACGTGGACGGACTACCACGTGGCCTACCGGGCCGGCTTCCGCCACCCCCTGGACCGGGGCGCCGCCGGGCGGGCGATCCTGGCCGCCCGTCAGGGCTCCCTCATCGAGCCGGGGTACACGCTGACCCACGGCGAGCTCGAAGCGGGTGCCAGTGGGGCCGCGGCACCGCTGGTGGGCATCAGCGGGCTGGAGGGCAGCGTCGGCGTCGTCATGCTGGCCGACGCCGTGCCGGAGCGGGTCGGACCACGGGTCGTCGACGCGGCGCGCGAGGTCGCCGACGCCCTCCGCTAG
- a CDS encoding type II toxin-antitoxin system death-on-curing family toxin, which yields MHYLTLPELLNLAERLGADEVRDYGLLDSALARPQASVFGQDAYPDIWQKAAALMESLARNHGLVDGNKRIAWYATWVFLHMNGHPLDPEFDVDEAEQFVLDVCQGALDVPKIAAQLPRFAR from the coding sequence ATGCACTACCTCACGCTTCCCGAGCTACTCAACCTCGCGGAGCGTCTCGGAGCGGACGAAGTGCGCGACTACGGTCTCCTCGACTCGGCACTGGCGCGCCCGCAAGCGAGTGTGTTCGGCCAGGACGCCTACCCGGACATCTGGCAGAAGGCAGCGGCTCTGATGGAATCGCTGGCTCGCAACCACGGGCTGGTAGACGGGAACAAGCGCATTGCCTGGTACGCGACCTGGGTCTTCCTCCACATGAACGGGCATCCGCTCGACCCCGAGTTCGACGTGGACGAAGCCGAGCAGTTCGTGCTGGACGTGTGCCAGGGGGCTCTCGACGTACCCAAGATCGCTGCGCAGCTGCCGAGGTTCGCGCGCTGA
- a CDS encoding DEAD/DEAH box helicase: MTTTASHHLSPAFPGRAPWGTASKLRAWQQGALDRYIQNQPRDFLAVATPGAGKTTFALTLASWLLHHHVVQQVTVVAPTEHLKKQWAEAAARIGIRLDPEYSAGPLSKDYHGVAVTYAGVGVRPMLHRNRCEQRKTLVILDEIHHAGDSKSWGEACLEAFDPATRRLALTGTPFRSDTNPIPFVTYEEGNDGIRRSSADYTYGYGNALGDGVVRPVIFLSYSGNMRWRTKAGDEIAARLGEPMTKDAISQAWRTALDPRGDWMPNVLRAADQRLTEVRKGIPDAGGLVIASDQDSARAYAKLIREITGTRPTLVLSDDTGASKNIDTFSANDDRWMVAVRMVSEGVDVPRLAVGVYATTISTPLFFAQAVGRFVRSRRRGETASVFLPTIPYLLGFANEMEVERDHVLDRPKKQGEEDPYAESEKEMDEANRQEDEDTGEDEQMSFEALESDAVFDRVLYDGAEFGMQAHPGSEEEQDYLGIPGLLEPDQVQMLLQKRQSRQIAHSRRKPDSEADLLELPADRRPVVSHKELLELRKSLNTMVGAYVHQSGKPHGVIHTELRRVCGGPPSAEATAGQIRERIKKVQEWATRMR, from the coding sequence GTGACTACTACCGCCTCCCACCATCTCTCACCCGCCTTCCCCGGCCGTGCCCCGTGGGGCACCGCCAGCAAGCTGCGTGCCTGGCAGCAGGGAGCGCTGGATCGCTATATCCAGAACCAGCCCCGGGATTTCCTCGCCGTCGCCACCCCCGGCGCAGGCAAGACCACCTTCGCCCTCACCCTCGCCTCCTGGCTGCTGCACCACCACGTGGTGCAGCAGGTGACCGTCGTCGCGCCCACCGAGCACCTGAAGAAGCAGTGGGCGGAGGCCGCCGCCCGGATAGGAATCCGGCTGGACCCCGAGTACTCGGCCGGTCCGCTCAGCAAGGACTACCACGGCGTCGCCGTCACCTACGCCGGCGTCGGCGTGCGCCCGATGCTCCACCGCAACCGCTGCGAGCAGCGCAAGACCCTGGTGATCCTCGACGAGATCCACCACGCCGGAGACTCGAAGTCCTGGGGAGAGGCCTGCCTGGAGGCCTTCGACCCGGCGACCCGCCGGCTCGCGCTGACCGGTACGCCCTTCCGCTCCGACACCAATCCCATCCCGTTCGTGACCTACGAAGAGGGCAACGACGGGATCCGGCGGTCCTCCGCCGACTACACCTACGGCTACGGCAACGCCCTCGGTGACGGCGTCGTCCGGCCGGTCATCTTCCTCTCCTACAGCGGCAACATGCGCTGGCGGACCAAGGCCGGCGACGAGATCGCCGCGCGGCTGGGCGAGCCGATGACGAAGGACGCCATCTCGCAGGCCTGGCGTACGGCCCTGGACCCGCGCGGCGACTGGATGCCCAACGTGCTGCGCGCCGCCGACCAGCGGCTCACCGAGGTCCGCAAGGGCATCCCCGACGCGGGCGGCCTCGTCATCGCCTCCGATCAGGACTCGGCGCGCGCGTACGCCAAGCTGATCCGGGAGATCACCGGGACGAGGCCGACCCTGGTGCTCTCCGACGACACGGGGGCGTCGAAGAACATCGACACCTTCAGCGCGAACGACGACCGCTGGATGGTTGCGGTCCGCATGGTGTCCGAGGGCGTCGACGTACCGCGCCTCGCGGTCGGCGTGTACGCGACCACGATCTCCACCCCGCTGTTCTTCGCCCAGGCCGTCGGACGCTTCGTGCGCTCGCGCAGACGGGGCGAGACGGCGTCCGTCTTCCTTCCGACGATCCCCTACCTGCTCGGCTTCGCCAACGAGATGGAGGTCGAGCGCGACCACGTGCTCGACCGGCCGAAGAAGCAGGGCGAGGAGGACCCGTATGCCGAGTCCGAGAAGGAGATGGACGAGGCGAACCGGCAGGAGGACGAGGACACCGGCGAGGACGAGCAGATGTCCTTCGAGGCACTGGAGTCCGACGCCGTTTTCGACCGGGTCCTCTACGACGGGGCCGAGTTCGGCATGCAGGCGCACCCGGGCAGCGAGGAGGAGCAGGACTACCTCGGCATCCCCGGGCTGCTGGAGCCGGACCAGGTGCAGATGCTGCTGCAGAAGCGGCAGTCCCGGCAGATCGCGCACAGCCGGCGCAAGCCCGACTCCGAAGCGGACCTCCTGGAACTGCCGGCCGATCGCAGGCCCGTGGTTTCCCACAAGGAGCTGCTGGAGCTGCGGAAGTCGCTCAACACGATGGTGGGCGCCTACGTCCACCAGAGCGGGAAGCCGCACGGGGTGATCCACACGGAGCTGCGCCGTGTGTGCGGCGGGCCGCCGAGTGCGGAGGCCACGGCGGGGCAGATCCGCGAGCGCATCAAGAAGGTGCAGGAGTGGGCCACCCGCATGCGGTAG